A stretch of DNA from Pseudomonadota bacterium:
ATCCGCCCTGAGTTCGACTTCGCCGGTCCCTTTCGTGAAGGACGAGCAACGGTCAGCGTGGCGCGCAAGGCAGGGTACATCGACCGCACCGGCAGGATCGTCATCCCCGCGCAGCTCGAGAGCGCGCGCTCCTTCTCTGAGGGGGTTGCGGCGGTGCGCAAGGGCGGGCTCTACGGATTCCTCACTCCCGCAGGCACGTGGGCCATCGAACCTCGCTTCGAGGCCGCGCAAGACTTCAGCGAAGGGCTGGCCGCCGTTGCACAAGGGGGGCGCTGGGGATTCATCAACCCCTCCGGACAGATGACCGTGGCACCTCGCTTCGATCAGGTGGAAGGGGGTTTCCGTGACGGTCTCGTGGCGGTGCGCGTGGGCGATCTCTGGGGATATGCCGACCACCGAGGCACCCTTGTGATCGCGCCTGCCTACACATCTGCGCAACCCTTCTTCGCAGGCCTCGGTCAGGTGCGCGACGTCGATCGCCTGGGTTGGGTCGACACGAAGGGCAAGGTGATCTGGCCCCCGTCACGCTGATCGGTTCGACTCCCCCGAACGGTGCCGGGCGTGACCGATCAGCGGGGCGCGGCCGAAGAAGGCGCGGCCTCGCCGTAGAGCGAGGCGCGAACGCACAGCGAAGGGTTTCTGCGCCAGGCCTCCCATCGCAGCAGCAGCGCGCGGTCGCTGGCCAGCATGCGCGCGACCCTGCCGGTCGGATCGACCATGGTCGCCCCCCCATCAAGCAGCCAGATGCGTGCGTTTGCGGGCAGGTCACGTGGCTGGAGGGCCGAAGCGACAGGCGCCGTGACGGCGGCGTATCGCGCGTGCACGGCAGACGCGCGCCAGTAGCGATCGACCACCGGCTGGGCATAGCCCGGCTCCACGAGCACCACATCAGTCGAGTGCCCGAGGCGAGAGACGAGCGCGACAGCCCCGCGCCAGTCCTGGTTCCACCATTCTTCAAACGCGATCAGGTTCACGCTCGAGACGAGATTCAACGTCAGCAGCGCGCACGCCAGGGTGAAGCTGAGCAGTCGCCACCCCCGAGAGGCGACGACGAAGATGAGACGTGACGCAAGAACCCAGAACAGCGGTGAGATCACGACCAGATAGCGCGGATGGGTGATGCCCAGCCCCAAGAGCGCCGAGCTCCCCAGCAGCAGCAGCACCGTTCCGCCGCAGACCACCGCAAGAAAGGCAGCCCGGAGATCTCTGCCCACGACCCAGGGCAGCAGAACAACGCACCCAGCACCCAGTGCCAGGGCATCCCACTGCCACATGGCGCTCACATTCAACGAGTATCCGGCCATCTGAACCGCCATCGTATCTCGCAGCGATGCCGCGTCAGCCACCCCGTGGAAAACGGGAACCAGCGCATCCGATCTGCGAACGACCTGCGCCAGCATCGTGGAGAGCCAGGGTGCGAACAAGATGAAGACCGCGCCAGCCACGACAAGCCGTTGCACGACGATCGCGCGGGTCACAGGCGTGCGACCGTCGAGCCCGCGCGGCGCGAGCCCGCAGAGCAGCTGCAAGGCAGTGCACGCGAGACAGAGATAGTGGGTGTAGGCGCCGAGAACCGACGCGCCCACGTAGAGAACGCGATTCTCGCGCGCGCCGGGGGTGCGCAGCTCGCGAAGCCAGAGCCCCGTGGAGATCGTGACGAAGAAGGCCGCCGCGGTATACGCGCGCGCCTCACGGCTCATCAGGACGTGCAGCGATGAGACCGCCAGCAGCAGCGCGGCAAGCCCCCCCTCCCGACGGCCGAAGGCGACGACGCCGAGCCAGGCGGCAGCGACAACCGCAAGTACCCCGAAGACCGCCGAGGGCGCGCGGAGCGCCGTCTCACTGTCACCCCACGACAGGGCGAGATGCACCGCCGCATAGTAGAAGGGAGGCGTGCGCTCAAGCTGCACGGTGGCCTCGCCGATGTCGCCGAGCGGCGCCTGGGCCACCACCTGGGTGAAGCCCTCGTCCATCCAGAGACCGCTGCTCGACAGACCACACGTTCGCAGCCAGGTTCCCACGAGAACCGCCAGCACCACCCCCGCCACGAACGCACGGAAAGACGAAGAGCCTGCCATTCTGCTGAACGTACAGGCTCCTCGCGCTCGATCCCTGCTACAGATCAGGTGGCGATCTTGGTCCGCTCGATGGTCATCTGACCGTCAATCCAGCGCACCACACCCATGTACGGGCGACCGCTGGCGTCGAACATGTCCTTCTGGGTCAGCTTCTGGCCCGGGTCGGCATACTTGACGCGCCCCGACTCGATCAGACGCTGCATGTTGTCGCGCGTGCGCTGGGTGACCTCAGCATCCTTGGTGAGCGCACCATCGGCGTCAACCGGCGTCTCGACCACGGCCCCACTGAACATGCCATACTGGGGACCGCTGAGCGAGACCTTCACGAGACGCGTGGCCTCGTCCTGGGTCTTGAAGATGCTGCTCGAAGCTTCACCCGCCTCCGACTTCAGGTTATCAGCGTCTCCCGCCTGCAAGATGTTGCGATCGGTGAATACCTTCACGACGAGGTCGCTGTGCTTGCCGCCGTTGTACTTGTTCTCGGCGTCGACATACGACTTGGCCATCTCGCGGTAGGTGAAGTCACCGTGCGGCGCAGTCTTGAAGAGATTGGCCGTCATCTTGAGAAGCTCGGTGCCCGCGTTGCGAAGGGCCGTCTTGGCGTCTTGCCCAGCGTCCATGCCCTCCTTCACCATTCCGGTGAGGACATCATAGACCGCGCCCGTCCACAGACGCGAGTAGCTGTGTGCCTCGCTGCCCAGCTCGTTGGGGCCGCCCACGTCGGGAAGGGTCGAAGGATCCTTCCACTTGAAGTCATTGATGGCGGTGCGAACGTAGTCGCCGCCAGTGGTGTTGCGATGGGTGACGTTGTTGATGGCGATGCCGAGCTCTTCACCCGTGTTGGAGAGAACGTTCGGCTTCTTCAGATCGCCGCCGGTCTGCTCGACGACCTTGTCGAGCACGCGCTCATCCTGCAGGCTGGTGAGCATGCCCATGACGTCGCCGAACGACTCGTGGAAGCCCGCCGGGTCAGGAGACCACGACGAGAAGTAGCCCGGACGCAGCCCGTCGAGAATCGCGTGGCCCGCCTCGTGAGATACCACCTCACCCGAGTCAGCGGAGAAGACGGTCTTCTTCGTCACCGGATCGGTACCGTGGAAGAAGTTGAGGTTCTTGTCATCGCGCGAGTAGTAGGCGTTGAAGTCTTCGCCGCCATCGGCCACGATGCCGAGCTTGCCGGTGCCAAAGGCCCACTGGATGGGCTTGCCCAGGGCGCTCTCGAACATGTCGATGGTCTTGCCCACCGCTGCCAGCGACACAGCCGCGTGGAAGCGCTTGTCTGACGGCTCGTAGACGTAAGCGCCATCTTTCTTCTGAATGGTCTGTGAGAGCTTCGCCTTGTCGAGGGTACCCCCGTCACCGACCTTCAGGCGCGTGCTGGAGGGGCTCATCACCGCGGCATCTTGGGAGTTGTAGGAGACGTCGGTCTCCTTGGCGCCGCTGTCCGGAACAGGCTCAGAGGCACGGGACGAAGTAGGGCGCTTGCTGCTGTCTACGCGATGATGGGTTGTGATCATTGAGGGCTCCTCCTGTGCGTTTGTCTGCGGAACCGAGCCACGCCTTCGCGTGTCCAATGGCTCGGCCGTGTCGAGCAGCCGTGAGCGCACCCACGACCGCCTCCTCGTATGGCCCTACCTCGTGTGGCCATGATACACCGGAAAGAATCCTGAAAAGGTTTCCACGATGTGAACATGCCGGCGTCACAGGGTCAACGCCCCATTGCGCGCGCGGGAACGGGGCGCTTCGCCCGTGCCTACTTGAGGGGGCGATCGAGGTGGATGAGCGTGGCCACCGTGTCTCGCTGCGCCGGGGTGAGGGACTTGAGCACCCCGATGGAGGTCTTCAGCGAATCACCCTCAGGGCGCGTGAGCCTCCCCTGACTGACCGCGTCATCGATCTTCTCTGCCATGTGTGGGAAGGCGTCTTGTCCGGCGACCGAGCCCTTGACGAACGCCTCGCGATTATCGACCGTCAGGAAGAGCACCTGGGTCTTGCCGCGGAGCATGTTGGCGATGTAGTCTCGCTGGCGCCCGTTCAAGCCGCCATAGAGCTCAGCGCAGTTCCCCGGCAGGGCCAGGGCCTTCTTGTGGAGCTCAGGGTTCTGGCGCAACGCCTCGACGGTCTGTGAAGACAGGCCCGCCTTGCGGGCCAGATGCTCCTCTGCTGACGGCGATGCCTGCCAGGTCACGGCCGTCATGACCGGCTCTGCGGCCAGGGCAGGCGTCGCACCAACCACGGCGCTCAATCCGCCGAGGGCGATCATGGCGGTCAGGGCCAGTTTGCGCAACCCCAGCACCTGTGTCTGGCGGTCGGTGGACGCGTCGGCGGCCGAAGAGAGACGCGACGAGGAGAGGGCAACCTGGTCACGCACAACCGCCGAAGCGGAGGGGGCCGCCTCTTGCGGCGCCCGCGCGTGAGGCGAGGCGATACCGCGCATGTGAGGCGACGATGTGCCAGAGATTGAGCCTAGCATAGGAAGGTTCCTCAACAGGTCTGCTCGAGCGGCGTTCCCCGTATCATACCACCTTCAGGCCACGCCCGCAAGGCAGCTCTTCCCCGCGGTGTGGCAGACCTGGGCAGATCAATCGAAGATGTTCGTGCTCCCCGCGCCGCCATCGAGGAACGCCTGAATGGGCTGCGACCCGTCCGGCTTCATGTTGCGCCAGAAGATGTAGTCCGGCGCGTGCACCGGACCCACGTCGGGGTTGAAGAGCAGGTGAACTCCCACGGCGGTAGACCGCGCCAGGAGCACCGCCATCTGCGACGGCGGAACGTAGGCGTGGGCCAGCTTATAGACGGGGTCGTGCTGGCTGGCGGTGTAGTAGATGCTGTCCTTCTTCACACCAGCGACTTCGAAGTCCTTGAATGACGCCGCGGGTGCGAGGGCCAGGATGCGGACGTGGTCACGAATGACGTTCTTCCATCGACCGCCGTCTTCCCGCGCGATGAGGTTCAGCGCGAGTGCGGTCTCGGCACCGCCTCCGCTGTGGAGTGCGATCTGCACATCACGTCCGGCCGCCAGCGACTGCTTGACCTCGTCGTGCACCGATTTCACGGCCATGTCAGATCGGAAGGCGGCGGTGCGGATGATGGACATGGGCAGGAAGTGTCCCTGCAGCGCCTTCAGCCAGCCGAGGTCGAGGGCGATGCGCGTCCCGTCGATTCCTGCGTTGACCCCTGCCGCCTCGTGGATGCCGATCACCGGCTGGTCTGCGCTGACCCCTTGGCTGGGGTCTTTGCGTGGCGCCTGCAGCAGGCGATGGATCTGGTCGTGCTGGCACGCAAGATCTTGATGGATGCCATCGACATAGATGAAGACGCGATTGTCCTTGACCGCATCGGCGGGGATGTCCGGGCCTGTAGACGGGATGTCCGGGGTGGTGTGCGGCGCGTGCTTGAGAACAGTCACACGACCGTCGGCGTACTGCTCGTACACCAGACCGTGAACCTCGGGGGATTCCGCGGGCGTGAGCGAAAGGTTGCGCTCATAGCGCTCAACCCCCTCGCAGACCTCCTTCGGAGGA
This window harbors:
- a CDS encoding WG repeat-containing protein, producing MARVTRYGRHGFIDKTGRVVIRPEFDFAGPFREGRATVSVARKAGYIDRTGRIVIPAQLESARSFSEGVAAVRKGGLYGFLTPAGTWAIEPRFEAAQDFSEGLAAVAQGGRWGFINPSGQMTVAPRFDQVEGGFRDGLVAVRVGDLWGYADHRGTLVIAPAYTSAQPFFAGLGQVRDVDRLGWVDTKGKVIWPPSR